The Myxococcales bacterium genome includes the window GGCCTGTGTGAGGGGTTGGTGCCATCCCGGATCAATAGGCGTAAACACACCGTCGTCGGCGTGTTTGGCAAGCGACAAGGCGACGATGGCGACGTCGACGTTGCCGCTTTGGGCATATTGCAGGGTCTGGCGGATGTTTTCGCCAAACACCAACTTGGGATACACCGCCTCCCAGATGCCGGCGTGTTGTAAGGCTTGCTTCGCGGCTACGCCGTACGGCGCATGATCGGGATTGGCGATCGCAATTTTGCGAATCGATGCATCGGTCAGGGTCGCGAGCGCGGGTGCCGGCGCTTTGGACTTGGCTACCCAAATCACCACATTGCCCTGCGCATATAGCGCCTTGCTCGCACCTTCGCAGGCGCCGGCGGCGATGGCCTGGTCGAGAAACGCGACATTGGCCGCGAAGAACGCGTCATAGGGTGCACCCTGTGCGAGCTGCTTGGCGAGCTGGCCGGTCGAGCCCAGCGTCGCATTGACCTTGATGCCGTGCGCCTTGGTGAAGGCTGGCCCCAGCTCCTCAAAAGCGATCGCCAGATCGGACGCGGCCGCGACGGTGATTTCCCCGGCCTCGCTTGCGGCGCGTTGGCCGCAACCACTCGCGGCCAAGGTAGCAAGCAACAGCAGCATCTTTGTCATCGCCCCTTGGTTTATATCGCTTCGCACAGCCATGCAATGGTCGCGTTGTCGTGTTGCGCGAGCATCGCGGCTGGGCCCCTTCTGCTAGGGGTTTGCCCTATGTTACATTTTTGTGATGAAGGCACCCGCCGCGTTTGGCCCCCCCGATTTGCTCGCTGTGAACACGTTGCGGACGCTGTCGATCGACGCGGTAGAAAAGGCAAATTCGGGCCACCCAGGCCTGCCGCTTGGCGCGGCGCCGATGGCGTACGTATTGTGGCGACACTTTTTGAACGTCGATGCCAAGCACGTGACCTGGGCCAATCGCGATCGCTTTGTTTTGTCCGCCGGGCATGGCTCGGCGCTGCTTTATTCGCTGCTCCATCTCGCTGGGTTTGACGTGTCCCTTGATGACCTCAAGCAGTTTCGCCAGTGGGGCGCCAAGACGCCGGGCCACCCGGAATTCCACGACACGCCGGGCGTCGAAGCCACTACCGGTCCGCTTGGGCAGGGCACGGCTAACGCGGTCGGCATGGCGCTCGCGGAGCGCATGCTCGCGACGATGTACAATCGCCCCGGGTTTGAGATCGTCAATCATCGCACGTGGGCGTTAGTCGGCGATGGCGACCTCATGGAAGGCATTGCCTACGAGGCGGCCTCTTTGGCAGGGCATTGGAAACTTGGCAAGCTCACCTATTTGTACGACGCCAACGACGTCACGCTGGATGGCCCGGCGTCACTCATTTTCACTGAAGACGTAGCGGCGCGGTTTGTTGCGTGCGGCTGGCATGTCGAGACGGTTGCGAAAGGCGATGACGATCTTGCCGGGCTCGCGAATGCCATGACCATTGCGACGACGCAGGAAAAGCCGACGCTCATCATCGTCAAGACGACGATTGGGTTTGGTTCGCCCAAGAAGCAGGGCAGTTGCGCCTCGCACGGATCACCGCTTGGCGCCAGCGAGGTCGCCGCCACCAAGCGCACGCTAGGGTGGGATGAGCAGGCGCAGTTTTTGGTGCCCCCGGCGGCGCGCGAAGAATTTGCGACGAGCGCCGCGCGCGGCGCGGCGGCCCATGCGGCGTGGAACGAGCTGTTTGCCAAATGGGGTGCGGCGCATCCCGAGTTGTTGGCGCAATGGCGCGCGGGCGAAAGCGGCACGCTAACGAGCGCACAACTGGCTGCGTTGCCGGGCTACGACGCCGGCAAGGCCATCGCGACCCGCACCGCATCTGGCCAACTGCTCGGCAAGGTCGCCGAGTTGGCGCCGTGGCTCGTCGGCGGCGACGCCGACCTTGGCGGCTCGACCAAAACCATCGTCGCGGGCGGTGATTTTGATGGCGCGCGCGGCCGCAATGTGCGCTTTGGCGTGCGCGAACATGCGATGGGGGCGATCGCTAACGGCATCTGTTATCACGGTGGCCTGCGGCCGTACACCTCGACCTTTTTTGTCTTCTCGGACTATCTGCGGCCGGCGGTGCGTTTGGCGGCGCTCGGGCATTTACCGCAGCTATTTATTTGGACGCACGACTCGGTGGGCCTTGGCGAAGATGGCCCGACACATCAGCCGGTCGAGCAATTGGCGTCGCTGCGCGCGATGCCGGGGCTGATCACGTATCGCCCCGCGGATGCCAACGAAACGCTCGCCGGTTGGCGGATCGCGATGGCTGGCGCGCGCGGCCCCGTTGCGTTGGTGCTGTCGCGCCAGGACTTGCCCGTGGTTTCGCCAAAGGACACCGCGGGCGCCGAGCGCGGCGCCTATGTGCTGCGCGACGCCGCTGATCCCAAGGCGCTCATCCTGGCAACGGGGTCCGAAGTTGCCATCGCACTTGGCGCGGCTGAGGAATTGGCGAGCGCGGGCATCGCAGTGCGCGTGGTGTCGATGCCGAGCTGGGAGCTGTTTGCGGCGCAACCCGTGGCCTATCGCGAGCAGGTATTGCCTCGCGGCGTGACCGCACGCGTTTCGCTGGAGGCCGGCACGACCTTTGGCTGGCATCGCTGGGTTGGCGATCGCGGCATCGCGATCGGCGTCGACCGCTTCGGCGCATCTGCGCCCGGACCGACGATCTACGAAAAATTTGGCCTTACGCAAAAAGCCGTCGTGGACGCGGTGAAGTCGCTGCTGTAAGCAGCGGGCTGCACCTGTTGAGTAGCCGCACCGCGACTCCCTGCGCATCGCTAGGCGATTAGGCGCCGGGCGCGGCGTTAGATGGCCAGCGCCCCGGCGCTCCATCGCACGCTATGCGACACCTCAGACAGTTCCATGGCGCCCATGGTCGTCAGAAGGTTTAACGATGGTGCTGGCTCGTCCCCGGCCCCGGGCTTTCCAGGGGCCCGGGCCGGGGGCAGAGTTTGCGCGCTTGGTGATTTCGGTGGCGTTGTCGGCGCCGCGAAGCACTAGTGCCGAATCAATGAAGTCATTTGGTTTCGAATCACGGCCAGTCGGTAGCCGCGCGCCCACTTTACGCCGGCCATTCGCAGCGTCGCACGCTCAACGAACCAGTTGACCGTTCCCTAATGGACCTTGGGAGGCCTGGGCTCGTTGATGGCGTCAATAACCATCGATGCCAGCGAATGGTCCAGAGAACTCGGCCATTCAGCTTGGGTGACTTGGACAATTTGCACGTACCCCTCCGAATATGGGCACTTAGCGGTCAGCCTGTGGCTCTCACCACCTGATCCACCGTCTTCGCGATCACGTCTCAATAAACAACGACGGCCCGCCGCGCTCTTGGTTTCCAACCACTCGCCCGCAGGCAATTCGGCCCGCTGCTGCAATGTGATGTGCGCTACTTTGGGGTTGCGGGTGTCGAGGCTTGCGGTGTCCCGCACGACGAAGCCATCAGCGATTTGTGACGCGGCAAACCCTGGGGGCAGTTGCAGCGAAAGCCCATTGGAGTGCTTGTACTCGATGTGGTTGGTTTTGGTCGGAGGTGCCGTGGCGCTTGAACAAGCTTGCAGCAAGAGTCCCAGCAATAGGAAAGCATTGCTTCGCATCACTGCCTCGGCGTCGTTCTAATCGCGCGCTATTCGGCCGAAGGAGTGGTCGCTGGTGGAGCGCTTGGCGCGGCTGCGGCAGCAGGCGCTACGGGTGCGGCGGCTTGTGGGCGTGGGCCACGAGGACCACCGCCGGGACCGCCAGCGCCACCTCCACCGGGACGACCTGGACCGCGGCCATCAGGACGACGGCCAGGTGGGCCCTTGCGCGGACGATCGGGGCGAGTATCGTTAGGATCGCGCGGCGCGCGGGTCCATTGCCAGCCCATGCCGGCGCGGGGAATCTCAGCAAAATTCACGCGCTCGGAGGGGCCGGTGTCTTTGCTACCGCCGGCTTTCAGCGCGCCGAGGCCGCGTGGCTTCTCGGCCCTGGGGCGATCGCCGCCGCCACCACCACCACCGCCGCCACGCTTATCGCCGCTCTTGCCCTTGTCGCGACCAGGACGGTCGTTACTGCGGGCGGGGGCCGCGCCGCTCTTAGGCGTCGGCGCACGATTTACGACATAGTGAAATTCGCCTTTTGAAATGGCGCCTTGCGGACCCGCTTCGCCTTGAAACACGCGGACCAAGCGCAGGGTTTCGATCGCATCACCGACGATTTCGACGGCCTCGATGACCCGCGGCACGCGCTCGGCGGGGATGCCGAGTTGGGTTTGCAGCGCCTCGGCGAGGGCGTCGCCTTCCAGGCCGGCGGCGACGGCAGCTTTGTGCGCGTCCGCGGCGCGGCGCAAGGCGACTTGCGAAAATTCGGTAAGTGTCTTCATAGGAGTCCTTAAGGGCCGTCCTATACCACGTAGGTGGGGCGAATCAATACAGAGTCGCGCCTCGTGGGGCGGGGCGACCCAAAACCAGGCCGAAGCCTAGTTTGCGCCTACGGAGCCAGATGCTGACGCTGACACCTCAACCGAGACGGAAATTGAGGCATTCACCTCGGTGACCGAGCGGGCAACCGCCGCGACCTGGCCCGTGAAACACATGGCTTGGGAGCGAAATTCCGACGCTAGATCACGGCCCGAGCTGGCGAGTTCACCGGCCGCCTTGGCCCACGTGCGCGTCGCCGCGCCCAGCGATTCAAGGCGCGCGCCGGCTGAGAGGATGGTTGGAATGCCGGCGCGCATCGCGGCAAAGGCCGCGTCCGCCTTGGACTTGTCGAGCATGACGCCGGCCTTGGCGCTAACGTCGAGCTTGGCGGGGGTGCAGGTCGCCTCGATCGAGGCGGAAACCTCGGCCTTCGCGCGGCATTGACCTTCCGCCTTGACATCGGCATGGCCGCTACATTCGCCTTCGCAGCTACCTTCGCAGGTACCATCGCATTGGCTATTGCATGAGGTTCCCGACTTGCTGCTGCCCTCGCACGTGCCATCGCATTTGCCGTTGCAGGTGCCCGAGCATTGGCCGGAGCACTGCACCTCGATGTCGGCGGACGCCTTGCCTTCGCACTTGGCTGCCGCGCTCGCCGCGGCCTTCATGTTCACCGTGCAAACGGCGGGCGTATATTTGATATTGACCTTGGCGCCGGCCTTGATGCCAACCTTGCGGAAATCGCTCAGCGTCGCAAAGGCGGATGTGCAAATCGTCTTGGTGTCGCCGCTAAGTTGGGCGGCCGACAGCTGCAGCTCGCGCCCCATCGCGATGCACGCGTCCTTAATCGTAGATTCCACCGACGTGGCGGCCTTCTGGAGGTCCGCCGAGGCGTCGATAAATGCCATGTACTTGCGGCCGACGTCGCTGCCCGACAGATCGCCACACGCGTTGCTTTCGAGGGAGTTGCCGTCGTTGCCGGCCAGGCCGCCGACGCCGGGCACGCTCGATTTGCCTGGCAGCTTGCTGCAGGCGACGAAGATAGCGCCCGCGGCGACGATCGCGCCAAGGCAGAGAGAGATACGACGAGGGTGCGCTTTAATCATGCGCGCATCCTACAGGCTGCGCCTCGCGCATGAAACGCCAACGCGGAGTTAGTTAAGGGCGACCAGGGCGATACCGATTTTCGGTCACCCAGGGCGACCAATTGACACCGCGCGGCATGGTGACCAAGCTGGCTGCCGGGTACACGAGGCATTCGTGATTCGGGTCGAGCACTAGGCTCGCCA containing:
- the modA gene encoding molybdate ABC transporter substrate-binding protein yields the protein MTKMLLLLATLAASGCGQRAASEAGEITVAAASDLAIAFEELGPAFTKAHGIKVNATLGSTGQLAKQLAQGAPYDAFFAANVAFLDQAIAAGACEGASKALYAQGNVVIWVAKSKAPAPALATLTDASIRKIAIANPDHAPYGVAAKQALQHAGIWEAVYPKLVFGENIRQTLQYAQSGNVDVAIVALSLAKHADDGVFTPIDPGWHQPLTQATSACKGGKNLAGGRAFVEFVTSPAGQAILAKHGFAPPPAVASPAS
- the tkt gene encoding transketolase, yielding MKAPAAFGPPDLLAVNTLRTLSIDAVEKANSGHPGLPLGAAPMAYVLWRHFLNVDAKHVTWANRDRFVLSAGHGSALLYSLLHLAGFDVSLDDLKQFRQWGAKTPGHPEFHDTPGVEATTGPLGQGTANAVGMALAERMLATMYNRPGFEIVNHRTWALVGDGDLMEGIAYEAASLAGHWKLGKLTYLYDANDVTLDGPASLIFTEDVAARFVACGWHVETVAKGDDDLAGLANAMTIATTQEKPTLIIVKTTIGFGSPKKQGSCASHGSPLGASEVAATKRTLGWDEQAQFLVPPAAREEFATSAARGAAAHAAWNELFAKWGAAHPELLAQWRAGESGTLTSAQLAALPGYDAGKAIATRTASGQLLGKVAELAPWLVGGDADLGGSTKTIVAGGDFDGARGRNVRFGVREHAMGAIANGICYHGGLRPYTSTFFVFSDYLRPAVRLAALGHLPQLFIWTHDSVGLGEDGPTHQPVEQLASLRAMPGLITYRPADANETLAGWRIAMAGARGPVALVLSRQDLPVVSPKDTAGAERGAYVLRDAADPKALILATGSEVAIALGAAEELASAGIAVRVVSMPSWELFAAQPVAYREQVLPRGVTARVSLEAGTTFGWHRWVGDRGIAIGVDRFGASAPGPTIYEKFGLTQKAVVDAVKSLL